The Skermanella pratensis genome has a window encoding:
- a CDS encoding GGDEF domain-containing protein yields the protein MANIDGDLSLAQVHDLIQPRGHSPVIQRRRAALIVSRARIVAGVFSILTPLWIAIDMYLFAWPEWGYLAALRVSASVAFGALALSYRGGEGMKQAWTALAWLLSVPTLFFIASHPMVNQFDPDSPAAAIAAGYAFLPFVMCAGLSVFPITAVEGIIFATPLLLAHLTAGVYGSAIFPFNSYLGAMWLLLLLSSVATLAAMSQLHFLMALVNQSSHDKLTGAYARRIGEEMLNLQFGNARRNKRPLSLVFVDLDDFKKVNDRFGHEEGDRVLRDAAQSLLKGLRQGDLVIRWGGEEFLIVMPDTDTPGALTAIRRLRADGLGVRPDGKPQTASIGIAEAITEALESSTQLVEIADHRMYVAKQAGKDCICTGEEGAPVTSVELETA from the coding sequence TTGGCGAATATCGATGGTGACCTTTCCCTGGCCCAGGTCCATGACCTGATACAGCCCAGGGGCCACTCGCCCGTGATACAGCGGCGGCGCGCCGCCCTTATCGTTTCCCGGGCCCGGATCGTCGCCGGCGTCTTCTCCATCCTGACGCCGCTCTGGATCGCCATCGACATGTACCTGTTCGCCTGGCCCGAATGGGGTTACCTGGCGGCGCTGAGGGTCAGCGCCAGCGTTGCCTTCGGCGCGCTGGCGCTTTCCTACCGCGGCGGCGAGGGGATGAAGCAGGCTTGGACGGCATTGGCATGGCTTCTATCGGTACCGACGCTGTTCTTCATCGCGTCGCATCCGATGGTCAACCAGTTCGACCCGGACAGCCCCGCGGCCGCCATAGCGGCCGGCTACGCCTTCCTGCCGTTCGTGATGTGCGCCGGCCTCAGCGTCTTTCCCATCACCGCGGTGGAAGGGATCATCTTCGCCACCCCGCTGCTGCTGGCCCACCTGACTGCCGGCGTCTACGGGTCGGCGATCTTCCCGTTCAACTCCTATCTCGGGGCCATGTGGCTTCTGTTGCTGCTGTCCTCCGTCGCGACGCTGGCGGCCATGAGCCAACTCCATTTCCTCATGGCACTGGTCAACCAGTCCTCGCACGACAAGCTGACCGGCGCCTATGCCCGGCGGATCGGGGAGGAAATGCTGAACCTCCAGTTCGGCAACGCCCGACGCAACAAGCGCCCGTTGTCCCTGGTGTTCGTCGACCTGGACGATTTCAAGAAGGTGAACGACCGCTTCGGCCATGAGGAGGGTGACCGCGTGTTGCGCGACGCGGCGCAGTCCCTGCTGAAGGGGCTGCGCCAGGGTGACTTGGTCATCCGCTGGGGCGGGGAGGAGTTCCTGATCGTCATGCCCGATACGGACACGCCGGGCGCGTTGACGGCGATCCGGCGCCTGCGCGCCGACGGGCTCGGCGTGAGGCCCGACGGCAAGCCCCAGACCGCCAGCATCGGGATCGCCGAAGCCATCACGGAAGCACTGGAAAGCTCGACCCAACTGGTGGAGATCGCCGACCACCGCATGTACGTGGCCAAGCAGGCCGGCAAGGATTGCATCTGCACCGGCGAGGAGGGCGCCCCGGTCACCAGCGTGGAACTGGAGACGGCCTGA
- a CDS encoding peptide chain release factor 3, with protein MNELQDAVSRRRTFAIIAHPDAGKTTLTEKLLLFGGAIQLAGAVKARGEQRRARSDWMKVERERGISVTASVMNFDYDDRTFNLVDTPGHEDFSEDTYRTLTAVDSAVMVIDAAKGIESQTRKLFEVCRLRDVPIITFVNKMDREARDPFELISEIEETLAIDVTPASWPIGSGRGFLGCYDLLRDQLILMDKRQGDVAGGGIKCEGLDDPKLDELLPAHAVATLREEVEMARGLCPEFDLESYRAGHLTPVFFGSAINNFGVQELLKGLGELAPPPRPQPADGRQVEPIEPKVTGFVFKVQANMDPNHRDRIAFFRLCSGHFRRGVKLKHMRSGKQLAVNNAVLFLARDRELAEDAWPGDIIGIPNHGSLRIGDTLTEGEDLRFTGVPSFAPELLQRVRLDDPMRVKHLRKALEHFAEEGASQVFKPLLGSDWLVGVVGQLQFEVLAARIEAEYGISARFESASVDAARWIECEDPVEMKRFVDSNRANLAEDHDGALVFLSRNSWHMNRTQEDFPKVQFLKTREQNRIVQQAAAQ; from the coding sequence ATGAATGAACTGCAGGATGCCGTCTCCCGGCGCCGGACGTTCGCGATCATCGCGCACCCCGACGCCGGCAAGACTACCCTGACCGAGAAGCTTCTGCTGTTCGGTGGTGCGATCCAGCTTGCCGGCGCCGTCAAGGCGCGCGGCGAGCAGCGTCGTGCCCGGTCCGACTGGATGAAGGTCGAACGCGAGCGCGGTATCTCCGTGACCGCATCGGTCATGAACTTCGATTATGACGACCGGACCTTCAACCTGGTGGACACGCCGGGCCACGAAGACTTCTCCGAAGATACCTACCGCACGCTGACGGCCGTCGACAGCGCCGTCATGGTGATCGATGCCGCCAAGGGCATCGAGAGCCAGACTCGCAAGCTGTTCGAGGTCTGCCGGCTGCGCGACGTGCCGATCATCACGTTCGTCAACAAGATGGACCGCGAGGCCCGTGACCCGTTCGAGCTGATCAGCGAGATCGAGGAGACGCTGGCGATCGACGTCACGCCGGCCAGTTGGCCGATCGGGTCCGGCCGGGGCTTCCTCGGCTGCTACGACCTGCTGCGCGACCAGTTGATCCTGATGGACAAGCGCCAGGGCGACGTGGCCGGCGGGGGCATCAAGTGTGAAGGCCTGGACGACCCGAAGCTCGACGAGCTTCTGCCGGCCCATGCCGTCGCGACGCTCCGCGAGGAGGTCGAGATGGCGCGCGGTCTCTGTCCGGAGTTCGATCTCGAGTCCTACCGCGCCGGCCATCTGACGCCGGTGTTCTTCGGCAGCGCCATCAATAATTTCGGTGTCCAGGAGCTGCTGAAGGGGTTGGGCGAACTGGCGCCGCCGCCGCGGCCGCAGCCAGCCGACGGTCGCCAAGTCGAACCGATAGAGCCGAAAGTGACGGGGTTCGTGTTCAAGGTCCAGGCCAACATGGACCCCAACCACCGTGACCGCATCGCCTTCTTCAGGCTGTGCTCGGGCCATTTCCGGCGCGGCGTCAAGTTGAAGCACATGCGCTCCGGCAAGCAGCTCGCCGTGAACAACGCGGTGCTGTTCCTGGCGCGCGACCGGGAACTGGCCGAGGACGCTTGGCCGGGCGATATCATCGGCATCCCGAACCACGGCTCGCTCCGGATCGGCGACACGCTGACCGAAGGCGAGGATCTGCGGTTCACGGGCGTTCCGAGCTTTGCTCCTGAACTGCTGCAGCGGGTCCGCCTGGACGACCCGATGCGGGTCAAGCACCTGCGGAAGGCGCTGGAGCATTTCGCGGAGGAGGGGGCGAGCCAAGTGTTCAAGCCTCTCCTCGGGTCGGATTGGCTGGTCGGCGTTGTCGGGCAGCTCCAGTTCGAGGTGCTCGCGGCGCGGATCGAGGCCGAGTACGGCATTTCCGCCCGGTTCGAATCGGCCTCGGTCGATGCCGCCAGGTGGATCGAGTGCGAGGACCCGGTCGAGATGAAGCGCTTCGTCGACTCCAACCGCGCCAACTTGGCGGAGGACCATGACGGCGCGCTGGTCTTCCTGTCGCGTAATTCCTGGCACATGAACCGCACCCAGGAGGATTTCCCCAAGGTGCAGTTCCTGAAGACGCGCGAGCAGAACCGAATCGTGCAACAGGCCGCCGCGCAGTAG
- a CDS encoding DEAD/DEAH box helicase: MTFAELDLHPTILQAVEASGYNEPTPIQEKAIPLALAGRDLVASANTGTGKTAAFVLPALQKLKTPRPAGSFGPRVLVLSPTRELATQILDAVRKYSKFDRVQTGVILGGMPYREQLRMLERRVDLIVATPGRLIDHLERGRVNLSGLELLVLDEADRMLDMGFIEPVEQIAAACPAARQTLMFTATCDGPMERLAARLLKNPERIDIAGRNVSHDTIDQRLLRADDLGHKHRLLDHLVSTDAEGKMIVFAATKRDADRLAEELCAKGHSAGALHGDMKQHQRNRTIEDLRRGRIRLLIATDVAARGIDISDIAQVINFDLPKIAEDYVHRIGRTGRAGASGTAYSFFTRNDWKQVKAIEHFIGKPLTNHVIPGLEPSERPRSANPGGFNKRPYRSGGQGAPQGRGGFGGQRRPEGERSDRGHGHGDRPHAEHRHAGGDRPHGERGGYNPVRRDRDHSAGGGRRGYSSAS; encoded by the coding sequence ATGACTTTCGCTGAACTCGACCTTCACCCGACCATTCTGCAAGCCGTCGAAGCTTCCGGCTACAACGAGCCGACCCCGATCCAGGAAAAGGCTATTCCGTTGGCGCTGGCCGGTCGGGATCTGGTCGCTTCGGCCAACACCGGAACCGGCAAGACCGCCGCGTTCGTCCTTCCGGCCCTTCAGAAGCTGAAGACGCCGCGCCCGGCCGGCAGCTTCGGACCCCGTGTCCTCGTGCTGTCGCCGACTCGCGAACTGGCGACCCAGATCCTGGACGCCGTCCGCAAGTACTCCAAGTTCGACCGTGTCCAGACCGGCGTGATCCTGGGCGGCATGCCGTACCGTGAGCAGCTCCGCATGCTGGAGCGGCGCGTCGACCTGATCGTGGCCACTCCGGGCCGTCTGATCGACCACCTGGAGCGGGGCCGCGTCAACCTGTCGGGGCTGGAACTTCTGGTGCTGGACGAGGCCGACCGCATGCTCGACATGGGCTTCATCGAGCCGGTCGAACAGATCGCCGCCGCCTGCCCGGCGGCCCGCCAGACCCTGATGTTCACCGCGACTTGCGACGGTCCGATGGAGCGGCTCGCCGCCCGTCTGCTGAAGAACCCGGAGCGGATCGACATCGCGGGCCGCAACGTCAGCCACGACACCATCGACCAGCGCCTGCTGCGGGCCGATGACCTGGGGCACAAGCATCGCCTGCTCGACCACCTCGTGTCCACGGACGCCGAGGGCAAGATGATCGTCTTCGCCGCGACCAAGCGCGATGCCGACCGCCTGGCCGAGGAGCTGTGCGCCAAGGGTCATTCCGCCGGCGCCCTCCATGGCGACATGAAGCAGCACCAGCGCAACCGCACGATCGAAGACCTGCGCCGGGGCCGCATCCGCCTGCTGATCGCCACCGACGTGGCGGCCCGCGGCATCGACATCTCCGACATCGCGCAGGTTATCAATTTCGACCTGCCGAAGATCGCGGAGGATTACGTCCACCGCATCGGCCGCACCGGCCGGGCCGGTGCATCCGGCACCGCCTACTCGTTCTTCACCCGGAACGACTGGAAGCAGGTCAAGGCGATCGAGCATTTCATCGGCAAGCCGCTGACCAACCATGTGATCCCGGGCCTGGAGCCGAGCGAGCGTCCGCGCAGCGCCAATCCGGGCGGCTTCAACAAGCGGCCGTACCGCAGCGGAGGCCAGGGTGCTCCCCAGGGGCGCGGCGGTTTCGGCGGCCAGCGTCGCCCGGAAGGCGAGCGGAGCGACCGGGGTCATGGCCACGGTGACCGTCCCCATGCCGAGCATCGTCATGCCGGCGGCGACCGTCCCCATGGCGAGCGCGGCGGCTACAATCCGGTCCGCCGTGACCGCGACCATTCCGCGGGCGGCGGCCGTCGCGGCTACTCGTCGGCCAGCTAA
- a CDS encoding glycogen/starch/alpha-glucan phosphorylase yields the protein MDARYNPRSLEHRGLDTEAFKRSFLEGLVYTVGKDSRSATRRDWFTTSAFAVRDRLVDRWMETTRSYYQADAKRVYYLSLEFLIGRLMTNSLANLGVMQAVGEALDGLGMRLDDIADVEPDAALGNGGLGRLAACFLDSMATLGLPGYGYGIRYEFGLFEQRFEHGWQVEHPEHWLQFGNPWEFPRPEVLYPVQFYGRVEETRDSMGERAYKWVDTERVLAMAFDTPVVGYGGRTINTLRLWSARATSDFHFGHFNDGDYMKAVEQKILSENLSRVLYPNDATDAGRELRFKQEYFFTSASLQDILRRYTQHHSGFDELPEKAAIQINDTHPAIGIAELMRLLVDKHALNWDHAWDITQRTFSYTNHTLLPEALEAWPVRLIERVLPRHMQIIYEINGRFLQKVQARKSVDSGTLARVSLIDENGDRRVRMGNLAFIGSHKVNGVAGLHTELMKQTVFADLHREFPDRINNKTNGITPRRWLHQSNKPLSNLITSRIGSGWIRNLEELEALKPRAEDEVFREEFRRAKRQNKKRLAALIARELNVEVSIDSMFDVQVKRIHEYKRQLLNVLQTIALYNDMRDSQTVNWVPVTKIFAGKAAPSYHMAKLVLKLINDVAKVVNQDPAVRGLLKIALLPNYNVTLAEVIMPAADLSEQISTAGMEASGTGNMKLALNGALTIGTLDGANVEIREAVGPENIFIFGLNAEEAGSLRHGNYNPREVIAANPPLKRALDMIASGVFSPDDPHRYRPLIQSLTDGGDPFLVTADFQAYREAHEAVADLYRNPDQWTRKAVINTASMGWFSSDRTIGEYARDIWNAVPVLPEE from the coding sequence ATGGACGCACGCTACAATCCGCGGAGCCTGGAACACCGGGGCCTGGACACCGAAGCCTTCAAGAGGTCCTTCCTCGAAGGTCTGGTTTACACGGTTGGTAAAGACAGCCGCTCGGCGACCCGCCGCGACTGGTTCACCACATCAGCCTTCGCCGTGAGGGATCGCCTGGTCGACCGCTGGATGGAAACCACCCGGAGCTATTACCAGGCCGATGCCAAGCGGGTATATTACCTTTCGCTGGAATTCCTGATCGGCCGACTGATGACCAACAGCCTGGCCAACCTGGGCGTGATGCAGGCGGTCGGCGAGGCGCTGGACGGCCTGGGCATGCGGCTGGACGACATCGCCGACGTCGAACCGGACGCGGCCCTGGGCAACGGCGGCCTCGGACGCCTCGCCGCCTGCTTCCTCGACAGCATGGCGACCCTCGGGCTCCCCGGTTACGGTTACGGCATCCGGTACGAGTTCGGCCTGTTCGAGCAGCGGTTCGAGCATGGCTGGCAGGTCGAGCATCCGGAACACTGGCTGCAGTTCGGCAATCCGTGGGAATTCCCGCGTCCGGAAGTGCTCTATCCCGTGCAGTTCTACGGCCGGGTCGAGGAGACCCGGGACAGCATGGGCGAGCGCGCCTACAAGTGGGTCGACACCGAGCGCGTCCTGGCGATGGCGTTCGACACCCCGGTGGTCGGCTACGGCGGCAGGACCATCAATACGCTCCGGCTGTGGTCGGCCCGCGCGACCAGCGACTTCCACTTCGGCCACTTCAACGACGGCGACTACATGAAGGCCGTCGAGCAGAAGATCCTGTCCGAGAACCTGAGCCGCGTGCTGTACCCGAACGACGCGACCGATGCCGGCCGCGAGCTTCGCTTCAAGCAGGAATATTTCTTCACGTCGGCCTCGCTCCAGGACATCCTGCGCCGCTACACCCAGCACCACAGCGGCTTCGACGAGCTGCCCGAAAAGGCGGCGATCCAGATCAACGACACGCATCCGGCCATCGGCATCGCCGAGCTGATGCGCCTGCTGGTCGACAAGCACGCGCTCAACTGGGACCATGCCTGGGACATCACCCAGCGCACCTTCTCCTACACGAACCACACCCTGCTGCCGGAGGCCCTGGAAGCCTGGCCGGTTCGGCTGATCGAACGGGTGCTGCCGCGGCACATGCAGATCATCTACGAGATCAACGGCCGCTTCCTGCAGAAGGTGCAGGCGCGCAAGTCCGTGGACAGCGGAACGCTGGCCCGGGTGTCGCTGATCGACGAGAACGGCGACCGCCGCGTGCGCATGGGCAACCTGGCCTTCATCGGCAGCCACAAGGTCAACGGCGTCGCGGGCCTGCACACGGAACTGATGAAGCAGACGGTGTTCGCCGACCTGCACCGGGAGTTTCCCGACCGGATCAACAACAAGACCAACGGCATCACGCCGCGCCGCTGGCTGCACCAGTCCAACAAGCCCTTGTCCAACCTGATCACCAGCCGGATCGGCAGCGGCTGGATCCGGAACCTGGAAGAGCTGGAGGCCCTGAAGCCGCGGGCCGAGGACGAGGTGTTCCGCGAGGAGTTCCGCCGGGCGAAGCGCCAGAACAAGAAGCGCCTGGCGGCGCTGATCGCGCGGGAGCTGAACGTCGAGGTGTCGATCGACAGCATGTTCGACGTGCAGGTCAAGCGCATCCACGAGTACAAGCGCCAGCTCCTGAACGTGCTGCAGACGATCGCGCTGTACAACGACATGCGCGACAGCCAGACGGTCAACTGGGTGCCGGTGACCAAGATCTTCGCCGGCAAGGCGGCTCCGTCATATCATATGGCGAAGCTGGTGCTGAAGCTGATCAACGACGTCGCCAAGGTGGTCAACCAGGACCCCGCCGTCCGGGGCCTGCTGAAGATCGCGCTGCTGCCGAACTACAACGTCACCCTGGCCGAGGTGATCATGCCGGCGGCCGACCTGTCCGAGCAGATCTCCACCGCGGGAATGGAGGCGTCGGGTACCGGCAACATGAAGCTGGCTCTGAACGGCGCCCTGACCATCGGTACGCTGGACGGCGCCAACGTCGAGATCCGCGAGGCGGTCGGACCGGAGAACATATTCATCTTCGGCCTGAACGCCGAGGAGGCCGGCTCGCTGCGCCACGGCAACTACAATCCGCGCGAGGTGATCGCGGCCAATCCGCCCCTCAAGCGGGCCCTGGACATGATCGCGAGCGGGGTCTTCTCGCCCGATGATCCGCACCGGTACCGTCCGCTGATCCAGTCCCTGACCGACGGCGGCGACCCGTTCCTGGTGACGGCCGACTTCCAGGCCTATCGGGAAGCCCACGAGGCGGTCGCCGACCTGTACCGCAACCCGGACCAGTGGACCCGCAAGGCGGTCATCAACACCGCGTCCATGGGCTGGTTCTCCAGCGACCGGACCATCGGCGAGTACGCCCGGGACATCTGGAACGCCGTTCCCGTCCTGCCGGAGGAGTAA
- a CDS encoding GNAT family N-acetyltransferase/peptidase C39 family protein has product MEVECRSFESDRLTRRNFNYLLKRGNAVCLVETHAAAPAAGTAGEVSPPPRRIAGYVLLLFNAGTSLARLYSFAVDPDFRRQGVAQRLLAEAEREAKEHECVYLRLEVRRDNEAAIGLYRRAGYREFGIYRDYYADHMEALRLEKRLTNATGPRGIRVPYYEQTLDFTCGPSALMMAMKALDPSLDLNRSLELRIWRESTTIFMTSGHGGCGPYGLALSAWRRGFGVELVLNDDRALFLDSVRSEEKKEVLRLVQEDMQKDIAETDIVVGYRSFGAAELTDLVASGAIPVVLISSYRIYHEKFPHWVVVAGCDERFFYVHDPLVETAKHTSDTDRVNMPILKKDFERMARYGKAQLKAMVVLRPRRQGPGRGQTRQDQH; this is encoded by the coding sequence TTGGAGGTCGAATGCCGCTCCTTCGAGTCGGACCGCCTCACCCGACGCAACTTCAATTACCTCCTCAAGCGCGGTAACGCTGTCTGCCTGGTCGAAACCCATGCGGCCGCACCCGCGGCCGGCACGGCCGGCGAGGTATCGCCGCCGCCGCGCCGCATCGCGGGCTACGTGCTCCTGCTGTTCAACGCGGGAACCTCGCTCGCGCGGCTCTACTCGTTCGCGGTCGATCCGGATTTCCGTCGGCAGGGGGTTGCCCAAAGGCTGCTGGCGGAAGCCGAGCGCGAGGCGAAGGAGCACGAATGCGTCTATCTCCGGCTGGAGGTGCGGCGCGACAACGAGGCGGCCATAGGCCTCTACCGCCGCGCCGGTTACCGGGAATTCGGCATCTACCGCGATTATTACGCCGACCACATGGAAGCGCTGCGCCTGGAAAAGAGGTTGACCAACGCCACCGGGCCGCGCGGCATCCGGGTGCCCTATTATGAACAAACTTTGGATTTCACCTGTGGCCCGTCGGCCCTGATGATGGCGATGAAGGCCCTCGACCCCTCGCTCGACCTGAACAGGTCGCTGGAGCTTCGGATCTGGCGGGAATCCACCACCATCTTCATGACGTCCGGACACGGCGGCTGCGGCCCCTATGGGTTGGCCCTGTCGGCTTGGCGGCGCGGTTTCGGCGTGGAACTGGTCCTCAACGACGACCGCGCGCTGTTCCTGGACAGCGTGCGCAGCGAGGAAAAGAAGGAGGTGCTCCGGCTCGTCCAGGAGGACATGCAGAAGGACATCGCGGAAACCGACATCGTGGTCGGCTACCGGAGCTTCGGCGCCGCCGAGCTGACCGATCTCGTGGCGTCGGGGGCAATCCCCGTGGTGCTGATCAGTTCCTACCGGATCTACCACGAGAAGTTTCCGCATTGGGTCGTTGTCGCCGGATGCGACGAACGGTTCTTCTATGTCCACGATCCCCTGGTCGAAACAGCCAAGCACACTAGCGACACGGATCGCGTGAACATGCCCATCCTCAAGAAGGACTTCGAGCGCATGGCCCGCTACGGCAAGGCCCAGCTCAAGGCCATGGTCGTCCTACGACCCCGCCGGCAAGGACCCGGCCGGGGTCAAACCCGGCAGGATCAACACTGA
- a CDS encoding RimK family protein: MSSHLIIVDRSSTFKFGRTDLEIITTKDYIARPEAVRTRTPKIVNLSRAYSYLGAGYYCSLLAEARTQKVIPTVKTILDLSQKSIYRYALPELEELLRRRLKRMAQPPEASFTLYSFFGTADDRRFQDLTRRAFDVFRCPMLKIQIRLKDDWHIHSLQPLSLDDLRPDQEDHFRASLDAYTKATWREPTEKAPPRYTMAMLHNPKDELPPSSAKTLQKFIKAGEALGIAIEPIEKKDYLRLAEYDALFIRETTSLDDHTYRFAKKAEKEGMAVIDDPNSILRCTNKVYLAELLRANKVPAPKTIIVDKAKVATIEQDIPYPIVLKIPDGSFSRGVYKVQNRGELEATAATLFEESDVILAQEFMYTEFDWRVGVLNRQPIFVCQYLMAKKHWQIVKHNSDGRFEQGSFKTMLVDEAPKAVVEIAVKAAGLIGNGLYGVDLKQNDRGIFVIEINDNPNIDTGVEDLRLKDELYKIIVREFIRRLDGRTNGEAGRS, translated from the coding sequence ATGTCGTCCCATCTGATCATCGTCGACAGGTCCTCCACCTTCAAGTTCGGTCGTACCGACCTAGAGATCATCACCACCAAGGACTACATCGCCAGACCCGAGGCGGTCCGGACGCGCACCCCGAAGATCGTCAACCTCAGCCGTGCCTACAGCTATCTGGGCGCCGGCTACTATTGCTCGCTGCTGGCGGAGGCCCGCACCCAGAAGGTCATCCCGACGGTCAAGACGATCCTCGACCTCAGCCAGAAGAGCATCTACCGCTACGCACTGCCGGAGTTGGAGGAACTCCTGCGCCGGCGCCTGAAGCGCATGGCGCAGCCGCCCGAGGCGTCGTTCACGCTCTACAGCTTCTTCGGCACCGCCGACGACCGCCGGTTCCAGGATCTGACCCGGCGCGCCTTCGACGTGTTCCGGTGCCCCATGCTGAAGATCCAGATCCGCCTGAAGGACGACTGGCACATCCATTCGCTCCAGCCCCTGTCGCTGGACGACCTGCGGCCCGACCAGGAGGACCATTTCCGCGCCTCGCTCGACGCCTATACCAAGGCGACCTGGCGCGAGCCGACGGAGAAGGCGCCGCCCCGCTACACCATGGCCATGCTGCACAATCCCAAGGACGAGCTGCCGCCCAGCAGCGCCAAGACGCTGCAGAAATTCATCAAGGCCGGGGAGGCGCTGGGCATCGCCATCGAGCCGATCGAGAAGAAGGACTATCTGCGCCTCGCGGAATACGACGCGCTGTTCATCCGCGAGACAACGTCGCTGGACGACCACACCTACCGCTTCGCCAAGAAGGCGGAGAAGGAAGGCATGGCGGTGATCGACGACCCCAACTCGATCTTGCGATGCACCAACAAGGTCTACCTCGCCGAGCTGCTCCGGGCGAACAAGGTGCCGGCGCCGAAGACGATCATCGTCGACAAGGCGAAGGTCGCGACCATCGAGCAGGACATCCCCTACCCCATCGTGCTGAAGATCCCGGACGGATCGTTCTCGCGCGGGGTCTACAAGGTGCAGAACCGGGGAGAACTGGAGGCGACCGCCGCCACCCTGTTCGAAGAGTCCGACGTCATCCTCGCCCAGGAGTTCATGTATACGGAGTTCGACTGGCGGGTCGGAGTGCTGAACCGGCAACCGATCTTCGTCTGCCAATACTTGATGGCGAAGAAGCATTGGCAGATCGTCAAGCATAATAGCGACGGCCGGTTCGAGCAGGGCTCTTTCAAGACCATGCTGGTGGACGAGGCGCCGAAGGCCGTCGTCGAGATCGCGGTGAAAGCTGCGGGCCTGATCGGCAACGGCCTCTACGGAGTTGATCTGAAGCAGAACGACCGCGGCATCTTCGTCATCGAGATCAATGACAATCCCAACATTGATACGGGAGTCGAGGATCTCAGATTAAAAGATGAATTGTATAAAATTATTGTTCGTGAGTTCATAAGACGTTTGGATGGTCGGACAAACGGTGAAGCGGGACGCAGCTAG
- a CDS encoding sigma-70 family RNA polymerase sigma factor, giving the protein MAYSFDMELVNCIPNLQRYACKLTRDASSAEDLTQDCLARALSRSHRFEPGTNMQAWLTTMLKNLHFNNLQRDKHVTKVELWDHAMSVEPAQLSRLVFRDVDRAFDSLTPCQRKVVRLVAIEGRPYQEAAEKLNVSIGTIRSRLCRARERLNTLMAA; this is encoded by the coding sequence ATGGCTTACTCGTTCGACATGGAACTAGTCAACTGCATTCCCAACCTGCAGCGCTATGCCTGTAAGCTGACCCGCGACGCTTCGAGCGCCGAAGACCTGACCCAGGATTGCCTGGCGCGCGCCCTGTCGCGGTCCCATCGCTTCGAACCCGGTACCAACATGCAGGCATGGCTGACGACCATGCTGAAGAACCTCCACTTCAACAACCTGCAGCGTGACAAGCACGTCACCAAGGTCGAGTTGTGGGATCATGCCATGTCCGTCGAGCCGGCCCAGCTCTCCCGCCTGGTGTTCCGCGATGTCGACCGGGCCTTCGACAGCCTGACGCCGTGCCAGCGGAAAGTCGTGCGGCTTGTCGCGATCGAGGGCCGCCCCTACCAGGAAGCGGCGGAGAAGCTGAACGTTTCCATCGGTACGATCCGGTCCCGCCTGTGCCGGGCGCGCGAACGGCTGAACACCCTTATGGCGGCCTGA
- a CDS encoding anti-sigma factor family protein, translating to MSDINAYLDGALSDEEKREVELVIKTDIEAAALLQQYRQHVQELHRIYDGVLNEPVPERMLDLLRRRRSEGS from the coding sequence ATGAGCGACATCAATGCCTATCTTGATGGCGCGCTGAGCGACGAGGAGAAACGGGAGGTGGAGTTGGTAATCAAAACCGACATCGAAGCCGCCGCCCTGCTCCAGCAGTATCGCCAACATGTTCAGGAACTTCACCGGATCTATGACGGCGTTCTCAATGAACCGGTTCCGGAGCGGATGCTCGACCTTCTCCGCCGGCGCAGGTCGGAAGGATCCTGA